The following proteins are encoded in a genomic region of Haloarcula marina:
- a CDS encoding RAD55 family ATPase, translating into MYDLGPHLDDVAVAAGTNILLKGPPLTGKRRLALETLAAGSRRGDNAVVVTARDCAERVRDDYGTILGGTDDAGLAVVDAVSDQIGSAGADGQRPKYSAAPTDMTGITVKFAEFVQSNDGDDGVARMRVLVDSVSSLLMYSPLQTVFRSLHVFTARVENAGSLGLYIAESTAHDEDAMDSLEALFDGSISVDDAERATLSLPGVANRTIDVSRLSPRRRR; encoded by the coding sequence ATGTACGACTTAGGACCACACCTGGACGATGTCGCCGTCGCGGCGGGCACGAACATCCTGCTCAAGGGCCCGCCGCTGACCGGCAAACGGCGGTTGGCGCTGGAGACGCTGGCGGCGGGGTCACGGCGCGGCGACAACGCCGTCGTCGTGACCGCACGCGACTGCGCCGAGCGAGTGCGAGACGACTACGGGACGATTCTCGGCGGGACGGACGACGCCGGACTCGCCGTCGTCGATGCGGTGTCCGACCAGATAGGGAGCGCTGGGGCCGACGGACAACGTCCGAAGTACTCGGCCGCGCCCACCGACATGACTGGAATCACGGTCAAGTTCGCCGAGTTCGTCCAGTCGAACGACGGGGACGACGGGGTTGCGCGGATGCGCGTGCTCGTGGATTCGGTGTCGTCGTTGCTGATGTACTCACCGCTCCAGACGGTCTTTCGGTCCCTTCACGTGTTCACCGCACGCGTCGAGAACGCCGGGTCACTGGGGCTCTATATTGCAGAATCGACGGCCCACGACGAGGACGCAATGGATTCGCTCGAAGCGCTGTTCGACGGGAGCATCAGCGTCGACGATGCCGAGCGAGCGACGCTTTCGCTCCCGGGCGTCGCGAACCGGACCATCGACGTGTCGCGTCTCAGTCCTCGGCGTCGTCGATGA
- a CDS encoding DUF7548 family protein: MNDLRTAPLVGIVGCLLYLVVLGVPYLIVETTSAVGAYYASGALSPVFAAILALVTIIVLAAGREGRTDPSIAAGAGLVLGLFIVGLSLLWAATVPVSLVLGLSESTLIEHHRWVLVLAGVPVPVGAAWFARALGLF, translated from the coding sequence ATGAACGACTTACGGACCGCACCGCTGGTCGGTATCGTCGGCTGTCTCCTCTATCTCGTCGTCCTCGGGGTGCCGTACCTCATCGTCGAGACGACGAGCGCCGTCGGCGCGTACTACGCGTCGGGCGCGCTCTCCCCCGTGTTCGCGGCGATTCTGGCGCTGGTGACCATCATCGTCCTCGCCGCGGGCCGCGAGGGACGCACCGACCCGAGCATCGCCGCCGGGGCGGGACTCGTGTTGGGACTGTTCATCGTCGGCCTGAGCCTCCTCTGGGCGGCGACGGTCCCGGTGAGCCTGGTGCTCGGCCTGTCCGAGTCGACGCTCATCGAACACCACCGCTGGGTCCTCGTTCTCGCGGGCGTCCCCGTCCCCGTCGGTGCGGCGTGGTTCGCCCGCGCACTCGGGTTGTTCTGA
- a CDS encoding DUF5798 family protein: MGLGSTAKKIQKVADIAEELYTKVNELKTQLQELRGTVEDTNDRVDEVERRLDDQRALLEAIAAEQGIDADAVLTDAVIDDAED; this comes from the coding sequence ATGGGACTTGGTTCGACGGCGAAAAAGATTCAGAAGGTCGCCGACATCGCCGAGGAGTTGTACACGAAGGTCAACGAACTGAAGACGCAACTGCAGGAACTCCGCGGAACGGTCGAGGACACGAACGACCGCGTCGACGAGGTGGAGCGCCGACTGGACGACCAGCGCGCCCTCCTCGAAGCGATAGCGGCGGAGCAAGGCATCGACGCCGACGCCGTCCTGACCGACGCGGTCATCGACGACGCCGAGGACTGA
- a CDS encoding VanZ family protein, protein MSRHTSGGVRWRRSLVVAAVLLCGSLVPSPLGRHESWRYVGPDKVLHFLGHGGFAAVLAEAFDDGRPGPRRAGLSAIAVSVAYSVVLGRLQEWVPGRMPETADTVAGLLGSVVGVLAWHAHCED, encoded by the coding sequence ATGTCACGACACACGTCAGGCGGGGTCCGATGGCGGCGCTCGCTGGTCGTCGCCGCCGTGTTGCTGTGCGGGTCGCTCGTCCCGTCGCCGCTGGGCCGCCACGAGAGTTGGCGGTACGTCGGCCCCGATAAGGTCCTCCACTTCCTCGGCCACGGCGGATTCGCGGCAGTGCTCGCCGAGGCGTTCGACGACGGTCGGCCCGGCCCTCGACGCGCGGGCCTCTCGGCCATCGCCGTCTCCGTCGCCTACTCCGTCGTGCTGGGGCGACTGCAAGAGTGGGTCCCCGGGCGGATGCCCGAAACCGCCGACACCGTCGCCGGACTGCTCGGTTCGGTGGTCGGCGTCCTCGCGTGGCACGCACACTGCGAGGACTGA
- a CDS encoding TrmB family transcriptional regulator produces the protein MTQSNEINETELRNELSILGLSDTEIDTYLALLPLGEAPTSTVAEEAEVTQRAVYNIAERLEKRGLVRVKEYASPTVIQALPPAEAIGSLSERLESITGSLEDRFNETTETEPEIQMIKSRETAIKRLRESISEAESEIVVAIPEHVYPEIESDLRNAVDRDVFVLLLIGELATPGDIEQLAGVAEAIRYWEESLPFVTVVDGTTSIIGEPDIFSSPSTKYEIVAVSQEHLTGSVFGMYLSAYWSASAELYVSEPDPLPKTYSWFRQAVFHAYLHEQQGTDLWADVETESGELISGAVSQVRQAIIEPATNDYTLEMSLFLETDNGEVSVGGPGAFIEDYEGKTVRLRTNS, from the coding sequence ATGACGCAATCTAATGAGATAAATGAGACCGAGCTCAGAAATGAGCTGAGTATCCTGGGGCTGTCTGATACGGAGATCGACACCTATCTCGCGCTCTTGCCCTTAGGCGAGGCACCAACGAGTACGGTCGCAGAGGAAGCAGAGGTAACACAGCGAGCAGTGTACAATATCGCCGAGCGCCTGGAAAAACGTGGACTCGTACGTGTAAAGGAATATGCGTCGCCAACCGTCATCCAAGCGCTGCCGCCAGCAGAGGCAATTGGGTCACTCTCAGAACGGCTTGAATCGATAACGGGGTCGCTTGAAGACAGGTTCAATGAGACGACCGAAACGGAACCCGAGATTCAGATGATAAAGTCTCGAGAGACGGCAATCAAGCGGCTCCGGGAGTCTATCTCCGAAGCCGAGTCCGAGATCGTGGTTGCGATTCCCGAGCACGTCTATCCGGAAATCGAATCCGACCTGCGAAATGCGGTCGACAGAGATGTCTTTGTCCTGTTACTCATCGGAGAACTCGCTACTCCAGGCGATATCGAACAGCTAGCGGGCGTTGCGGAAGCGATTCGCTACTGGGAGGAAAGCCTCCCGTTCGTTACCGTCGTTGACGGTACCACGTCGATAATCGGCGAACCAGATATCTTCTCCAGTCCAAGCACGAAATACGAGATAGTTGCCGTTTCACAAGAACATCTAACGGGGTCAGTTTTTGGGATGTATCTCAGTGCATATTGGTCCGCATCGGCCGAACTGTACGTGAGTGAGCCCGACCCACTACCGAAAACGTACAGTTGGTTTCGACAGGCAGTCTTTCATGCGTACCTTCACGAACAACAGGGCACGGACCTGTGGGCTGACGTCGAAACTGAAAGCGGCGAACTAATCTCGGGAGCGGTGAGTCAGGTCCGACAGGCGATTATCGAGCCAGCGACGAACGATTACACACTGGAGATGAGTCTGTTTCTCGAAACGGACAACGGTGAGGTGAGCGTTGGTGGACCCGGCGCGTTTATCGAGGATTACGAGGGGAAAACCGTCCGTCTTCGGACGAACTCGTAA